The genomic interval CGGGCCCAGCGGACCGACCTGCTGGCTGCCCTGGCGCGTCTGGACGCCAGCCCGTTGCCCCTCACGCTCGGTCACGGAGACCTGCACGCCGGGAACGTCACCACGCGTGGCCGGGCGGTCACGCTGCTCGACTGGTCCGACGTGAGCCTCACGCACCCGTTCCTGGACGCGAACCCCGCTTATCTGTTCCCGGACGACCCGGCGCCCGGCCCGGCGCAGCTGAATGCCGCGCGGGACGCATACCTGAGCGTCTGGACGGATCTCGCCCCGCTGGACGAACTGCGCGCCCTGCACGCCGACGCCGTGCGTGCCGGAGAGCTGTACCGCGCCCTGGGGTACCGGAACGGCATTCAGCGTGCCGTCCCGGACCCCGGTGAATGGGCCGGCGCGCACCTGTGGCATCTGCGCCGCCTGCTGCGCCCCTGAAAACGGGTGCGTCCCTGGATGTCCGGGGACGCACCTGCGGGCCGCGCGGGTCAGCGGGGGGTGACGGTGCAGCTGCCCAGGCTGACGCCCTTGTCCTGACTGTCGCGGTGGCTGGTGGCGGCGCCGCGCAGACTGCCGCCACTGGGGCCCTGCTGCACGCTGCACACCAGGAAGGTCTTGTCGGCGCGCTGCACGATCACCAGCAGTTCCCCGCCGGCGTCGTCCAGCAGGACGCTGCCTTTCTCGCTGCCGCGCGTGGCCGCGCCGTCAAAACCGCCTTTGTCGTCGCGCTCATCCACGCTGAGGGCAAAGGTGCCCACGCCCGGGAAGGTCACGTCCCAGCGTTGCCCCAGGCCCAGCCGGACCGGCCAGGTCAGGACCGGAGCGCTGGGGGTGGGCGCGGCGCCCAGGCTGAGGGTGCAGGTGCCGGCGGCCGCGCCGGTGTCCTTGGCGTCCCGGTAGGCTCTGGCGGTGCCGCGCAGCGTGCCGCCCGACTGGCCACTGCGTTCGGCGCTGCAGGTGAGCAGGGTCTTGTCGGCGCGGCTCACGATGAACAGCAGCTTGGAGGTGTCCGGGTCGAAGGTGACGAGGGCGTCACTCTTGGCGCTGCCCTGCGTGGCGGTGCCGGGGTAGTCGCCTTCGCTGTCTTTTGCGGCCAGTCTGATGGCGTACGTGCCGCCCTGCGCGAAGGTGGCGGTCCACGCCTGGCCGCCTGCCAGGGCGGGCGGCCACGTTCCGCTGGTGGTGCTGGCAGGGGGGGCGGGCGCAGCGGTCCGGGCTTTGAGGCTGACCACGCACTCGCCGGTGCGGGTGCCTTTGGCGTCCAGCGTGGGGAAGGTGTAGAAGGTGCCCTTCCAGTCGCTGCTGCTGGCCGCGCCGGGTGTAATGATGCAGCTGGCGTAGGCTTTGCCGTCCGCGGTCCATTCCACCCAGACCTCGTCGTTGTCGTCGTCGTAGTAGAAGTACGCCGTCTGGTTCTGGCTGCCGTTGCGGGCGGTGCCTTTCAGGTTGCCGTCCTTGTCCAGCTCCGTGAAGTCCGTGCTCCAGGTGCCGCTCGCGGCGTTGCCGGTCACGCGGACCGTGCCGGTCACGCCGCCGCGCGCCGTGGTCAGTGCGGGCGGCCACCCGGGCGCAGGGGTGCTCCTCGGGCTGTCCGTCCTGCCGGCATTCACGGCGCCTTTTTTCAGCACGAAGCCCGTGACGTTCGGGGTGATCAGGCCCCATGCGACGGCCAGGGGCCGCATGAAGGACGTGCGGGAGTTGTGCTCGCCGGCCACGCCGGCAGAGTGCACCCCCACCAGCGCACCGTTCTCGTCGTACGCGCCGCCGCCGGAGTTGCCGGGCCCGGTCTGCGCGTCGTGTTTGACCCACTGCCGGCCGCTGCTGTTCAGGTCCTCACCGGTGAAGCCGCCCACCGACCCGCGGGAGAACGACAGGGTCATGCCGCCGGTGCCCTGGAAGCCGAACACGAACACGTCGTCCCCGATGCCCAGGCTGTTGGAGTCCCCGAGTTCGACGAACGGGAGTTTCAGTGTGCCTACGGGTTTCTCGTTGCGGTCCTCCGTAATCTTCACGACCGCGAGGTCCAGGTTGGGGTCGGCGGCCACGACCTTGCCCCAGTACGTGAATTCCGGTTCCCGGTCCACGAAGCGCACCACACGCACCTGAATCCAGGGGGACAGCTGCCGGGTGTCGGGGTCGCCCACCACGTGGTAGTTCGTGAGGATGTACCCCTGCGGGCTGATGATGGAGCCGGAGCCGAGCGAACCGTCGAGCTCGCCGTTCCGGTCGGTGGGGAGCAGCATCACGGTGGCCTGGATGATGCGTTCACGCACGTCTTTCGGCAGGCTCTGCGCGCCGGCCCAGGACCACAGCAGGAGGAGCAGCCCCCCCAAGACCCTTAAAGTTCTCATGGTCTATTTAAGCGCACGGTCAGTACGCCCGGCTAGTCCCCCGGGCCTCCTGAGCGGCCACCGCCCTGTTCATGAACAGGGGGCACAGGGCAGCTTCCGTCAGGCGCCGCCCGGCACGCTCGCCTCCTCGAACGTCCGCATCTCCCGCAGCGTGGCGGCCGCGCCCAGCAGCAGCGGCGCGGCCAGCACCCCACCGGTGCCCTCCCCCAGCCGGAGGTTCAGCTGGAACATGGGCCGTAAGCCCAGGTGGGCCAGCTGCGCGCCGTGGCCCACTTCAGCGCACTGGCCCGCAGGAAACAGGTAGTCGCGCAGGTGCGGGGCCAGCTGCACACCGATCAGGGCGGCGCTGCCCTCTACGAACCCATCGAGAATCACCGCGCGCCTGAGGGCCGCGGCCTGCAGCATCATCCCCAGCATGGCCGCGATCTCGAAACCGCCCAGCTCGGCCAGCACCGCCAGCGGCGCACTCGCAGGCGTGCGGTTCAGGGCCGCGCGAATCACCTGCGCCTTATGCGCCAGGCGGGCGTCATCAACCCCGGTGCCGCGGCCCGTTACCTGCGCCGGGTCGAGGTTCAGCAGCCGCGCGGTGATGGCCGCGGCGGGCGTGGTGTTCCCGATGCCCATCTCGCCGGGAATCACGAGGTCCGCGCCGTCCGCGACGGCCCTGCGGGCCAGGGCCGCGCCCGCCAGGATCAGTGTCTGCGCCTCGGCG from Deinococcus taeanensis carries:
- a CDS encoding S1 family peptidase yields the protein MGGLLLLLWSWAGAQSLPKDVRERIIQATVMLLPTDRNGELDGSLGSGSIISPQGYILTNYHVVGDPDTRQLSPWIQVRVVRFVDREPEFTYWGKVVAADPNLDLAVVKITEDRNEKPVGTLKLPFVELGDSNSLGIGDDVFVFGFQGTGGMTLSFSRGSVGGFTGEDLNSSGRQWVKHDAQTGPGNSGGGAYDENGALVGVHSAGVAGEHNSRTSFMRPLAVAWGLITPNVTGFVLKKGAVNAGRTDSPRSTPAPGWPPALTTARGGVTGTVRVTGNAASGTWSTDFTELDKDGNLKGTARNGSQNQTAYFYYDDDNDEVWVEWTADGKAYASCIITPGAASSSDWKGTFYTFPTLDAKGTRTGECVVSLKARTAAPAPPASTTSGTWPPALAGGQAWTATFAQGGTYAIRLAAKDSEGDYPGTATQGSAKSDALVTFDPDTSKLLFIVSRADKTLLTCSAERSGQSGGTLRGTARAYRDAKDTGAAAGTCTLSLGAAPTPSAPVLTWPVRLGLGQRWDVTFPGVGTFALSVDERDDKGGFDGAATRGSEKGSVLLDDAGGELLVIVQRADKTFLVCSVQQGPSGGSLRGAATSHRDSQDKGVSLGSCTVTPR
- the cobT gene encoding nicotinate-nucleotide--dimethylbenzimidazole phosphoribosyltransferase, coding for MTSAPTPADLSDLIAAIRPADPAVMARARARQAQLTKPPGALGDLEDLAVRLAGVLGNERPDPRGVAVLVAAGDHGVARSGVSAFPPEVTPAMVANFLADTPAGPGGAAVNALARTVGARVYVMDAGVNADLPDHPALVRAAVRRGTHDLSVQAAMTPAEAQTLILAGAALARRAVADGADLVIPGEMGIGNTTPAAAITARLLNLDPAQVTGRGTGVDDARLAHKAQVIRAALNRTPASAPLAVLAELGGFEIAAMLGMMLQAAALRRAVILDGFVEGSAALIGVQLAPHLRDYLFPAGQCAEVGHGAQLAHLGLRPMFQLNLRLGEGTGGVLAAPLLLGAAATLREMRTFEEASVPGGA